A part of Desulfomicrobium baculatum DSM 4028 genomic DNA contains:
- the yjjJ gene encoding type II toxin-antitoxin system HipA family toxin YjjJ, protein MPLSLTEILEQGAASSREIQAATGMSQAAVSRQLQKLADRLVTVRAGRTPIYHLAKNAFGGGDRLPLFTVDADGNITTTAHIRPLVSGRFYVEALPGAPTLLLGESGDGLHDDLPYFLYDMAPQGFLGRQIAREVHKRFADFPPDPKWWTTEHIGRFLLSNGDDPPGNLIFGEQSALRVRKKPPAVDESEYAHMAEKVMAGDIPGSSAGGEQPKFAVFSKHGNEHVIVKFSPPGDTEIARRWRDIMITEFHALETLRKHGLPAAKARLLEVGDRLFLESRRFDRTGEHGRTSMVSLAAIDAEFVGAGSNWPLVLQRLCDAGRIAREHFATAERLWCFGKLINNTDMHLGNLSFAIDGARFNLLPAYDMCAMGFAPKSGGELTPYAFVPKHPERRVVTEEEYDAVRRAAEHFWDGVAQDSRLSQEFKEFLVMGNPVKRLSGPRS, encoded by the coding sequence ATGCCCTTGTCGCTGACGGAAATTCTCGAACAGGGAGCCGCGTCCTCCAGGGAGATTCAAGCCGCGACAGGGATGTCGCAGGCTGCCGTATCCCGTCAGCTCCAGAAACTGGCAGACAGGCTAGTCACGGTTCGCGCTGGCCGGACGCCCATATATCACCTGGCCAAAAACGCTTTCGGCGGGGGCGACAGGCTGCCCTTGTTCACGGTCGACGCCGATGGAAACATCACGACAACTGCGCACATTCGGCCGCTGGTCAGCGGGCGGTTTTATGTTGAAGCTCTTCCCGGCGCGCCCACACTCTTGCTGGGCGAATCCGGCGACGGACTCCACGACGATCTCCCCTATTTTCTCTACGACATGGCGCCACAGGGTTTTCTGGGGCGGCAGATCGCCCGGGAAGTGCATAAACGTTTCGCAGACTTTCCGCCCGATCCGAAGTGGTGGACCACCGAGCATATCGGCAGGTTTCTCCTCTCCAATGGGGATGACCCACCGGGCAACCTGATATTCGGCGAGCAGTCGGCGCTGCGCGTACGCAAAAAGCCGCCAGCCGTTGATGAGTCGGAGTATGCCCACATGGCGGAGAAAGTCATGGCCGGTGACATTCCCGGATCCTCCGCCGGGGGCGAACAGCCGAAATTCGCGGTGTTCAGCAAGCACGGCAACGAACACGTCATCGTCAAATTTTCACCTCCCGGCGACACAGAAATCGCACGACGCTGGCGCGACATCATGATCACGGAATTCCATGCGCTGGAGACGTTGCGCAAACATGGCCTCCCGGCTGCGAAAGCACGACTCCTCGAAGTGGGCGACAGGTTGTTTCTGGAGTCCCGGCGTTTTGACCGGACAGGCGAGCACGGACGCACGTCCATGGTCTCGCTGGCAGCAATCGACGCGGAGTTTGTCGGCGCGGGCTCCAACTGGCCCCTCGTTCTGCAACGACTCTGCGACGCGGGGCGAATTGCACGCGAACACTTCGCCACCGCAGAACGCCTGTGGTGCTTCGGCAAACTGATCAACAACACGGACATGCACCTGGGCAATCTGAGCTTCGCCATTGATGGCGCCAGGTTCAACCTGCTGCCGGCCTACGACATGTGCGCCATGGGCTTTGCTCCGAAAAGCGGCGGCGAGCTGACTCCATATGCGTTCGTACCGAAGCATCCGGAGCGGCGCGTCGTAACAGAGGAAGAATATGACGCTGTGCGGCGTGCAGCCGAACATTTCTGGGACGGCGTCGCCCAGGACAGCAGGCTATCTCAGGAGTTCAAAGAGTTCCTGGTGATGGGCAATCCGGTGAAACGTTTGTCAGGTCCGCGCAGTTGA
- a CDS encoding methyl-accepting chemotaxis protein: MNIRNKLVLIVFSLWVAGSALLVLLSYHTANNQQLESIRTRVRDYAALGAMSLPVEDHAALANPEDENSEAYARVVGALRRVRDNSSDLHFVYTVRKGEDGSVIFVGDAEESEEDKSHIGEVYEDVSPLMQQAVLGLTEPSVENEFYEDQWGTFLSAYAPIVTADGRQDGVLGVDISVDKVNTMSRELLWRMAMSFGIITLAMIPGILFFARGMVRPIKDCAAFTDHLAQGDFSRQVPEEMRRRGDELGDLARSYQTMIGNTRDLIQSLNTGIQTVSASVGSLTAFSEASTRSVHTLAEKSSTATTAADELSKDTVAVASSMRQTSANLDSVAAATEEMTSTITEIAENTEHARTTTDQFSGQVENFAALLRDLGASAQDIGKVTEAISGISSQTNLLALNATIEAARAGEAGRGFAVVANEIKELAKQTADATDDIRAKIGGIQNAAGNAVADMDKIVLAIRELSTFVSTIAAAIEQQSAVTRELAANIAEATGGVQDTTALASEMSSASGKIATDIAGVDAVASDIRSGCHELRTNVEDLTNLAGQLQTLVGHFKV; this comes from the coding sequence ATGAACATCAGAAACAAGCTCGTCCTCATCGTCTTTTCCTTGTGGGTTGCCGGATCTGCGTTATTGGTCCTGCTCTCTTATCACACAGCCAACAATCAGCAATTGGAAAGCATCCGCACTCGGGTGCGCGATTATGCGGCGCTTGGGGCCATGAGCCTCCCGGTGGAAGATCACGCCGCACTGGCCAATCCCGAGGATGAAAACTCGGAAGCGTATGCGCGGGTGGTTGGCGCATTGCGCCGCGTTCGCGACAACAGTTCGGACCTCCACTTTGTCTATACGGTGCGAAAGGGGGAGGACGGGTCGGTCATTTTTGTCGGCGATGCGGAGGAAAGCGAGGAGGACAAGTCGCATATCGGCGAAGTCTACGAGGATGTGTCGCCGCTGATGCAGCAGGCCGTACTTGGGCTGACGGAACCGTCCGTTGAAAACGAATTCTACGAGGACCAATGGGGAACGTTCCTCAGCGCCTACGCGCCCATCGTCACTGCCGACGGGCGACAGGACGGTGTGCTGGGCGTCGATATCTCCGTGGACAAGGTCAACACCATGTCCCGTGAGTTGCTCTGGCGCATGGCAATGTCCTTTGGCATCATCACTCTGGCCATGATCCCCGGAATCCTCTTTTTCGCCCGTGGCATGGTCCGCCCCATCAAGGACTGCGCTGCCTTCACGGACCATCTGGCTCAAGGCGACTTTTCCCGCCAAGTGCCTGAAGAAATGCGTCGCCGGGGCGACGAACTGGGCGACCTGGCGCGCTCGTACCAAACCATGATCGGCAACACCCGCGACCTTATCCAGAGCCTGAACACCGGGATACAGACGGTCTCGGCGTCCGTGGGCAGCCTCACCGCTTTCAGCGAGGCATCGACGCGCAGCGTGCATACCCTGGCCGAAAAGAGTTCCACCGCGACGACGGCGGCGGACGAGTTGAGCAAGGACACCGTCGCCGTTGCTTCCAGCATGCGGCAGACCTCCGCCAACCTGGACAGCGTGGCGGCGGCCACGGAAGAAATGACCTCGACCATCACCGAGATCGCGGAAAACACCGAACACGCCCGCACCACCACGGACCAGTTTTCGGGCCAGGTCGAAAATTTCGCCGCCCTGCTGCGCGACCTTGGCGCTTCCGCCCAGGATATCGGCAAGGTCACCGAGGCCATCTCCGGCATCTCATCCCAAACCAATCTGCTGGCCCTCAATGCGACCATCGAGGCCGCCCGGGCCGGTGAAGCCGGGCGCGGTTTCGCGGTTGTCGCCAATGAAATCAAGGAACTGGCCAAACAGACCGCCGACGCCACCGACGATATCCGGGCCAAAATCGGCGGCATCCAGAACGCTGCGGGCAATGCCGTGGCAGACATGGACAAGATCGTGCTGGCCATCCGCGAATTGAGCACCTTCGTGTCCACCATCGCGGCGGCCATTGAGCAACAATCCGCCGTGACCCGCGAACTGGCCGCCAACATCGCCGAAGCCACTGGCGGAGTCCAGGACACAACCGCCCTGGCCTCGGAAATGTCCTCCGCCTCCGGAAAAATCGCGACCGACATTGCCGGGGTGGATGCGGTGGCCTCGGACATCCGGTCCGGTTGCCACGAACTCCGGACCAACGTCGAGGATCTGACCAACCTGGCGGGACAGTTGCAGACACTGGTCGGACATTTCAAGGTCTGA
- a CDS encoding BrnA antitoxin family protein, translated as MKTKSKQMPSLRNDAEAEEFVAQADLSQYDLSGFKPMQFEIEPKAAALNMRIPVGLLEAVKAKAKAKGIPYTRYVRMLLEADVAKRPNP; from the coding sequence ATGAAAACCAAATCTAAACAGATGCCATCCCTGCGTAACGATGCAGAGGCCGAAGAGTTCGTCGCACAGGCTGACCTGTCACAGTATGACCTTTCCGGCTTCAAGCCGATGCAATTTGAAATAGAACCGAAGGCTGCGGCGCTGAACATGCGCATACCTGTAGGGCTACTGGAAGCGGTAAAAGCCAAGGCCAAGGCCAAAGGGATTCCGTATACGCGCTACGTGCGCATGCTACTGGAAGCCGACGTGGCTAAGCGTCCCAATCCTTGA
- a CDS encoding TIGR04211 family SH3 domain-containing protein, whose protein sequence is MLVIIAVLLVVGVAHAQSAYVTDVFEITLRSGPTNSNKILKMLPSSTPVEVLRTDKDWSLVRADGVEGWVLARYLTRTTPAALQVERFAKETETLRAKMAEMTEKTSATAGENQALLDRLNRAETELASLQQRYAELEQGSKAYVDLKRAHDELLALQAETAQRAEALEMKNRDLSGDTQFRWFLTGAGVVGASLLLGLALGRMQRKKTGRMFA, encoded by the coding sequence ATGCTGGTTATAATTGCGGTGTTGCTGGTCGTGGGCGTAGCTCACGCGCAGTCCGCCTACGTGACCGACGTTTTCGAGATAACGCTGCGCTCGGGACCGACCAACAGCAACAAGATACTGAAGATGCTGCCGTCCAGCACACCTGTGGAAGTGCTCAGGACCGACAAGGACTGGTCCCTTGTGCGGGCCGACGGCGTGGAAGGATGGGTGCTGGCGCGGTATCTGACCAGGACGACCCCGGCAGCCCTGCAAGTGGAGCGGTTTGCCAAGGAGACTGAAACCCTGCGTGCCAAGATGGCCGAGATGACCGAGAAGACTTCCGCCACGGCCGGAGAGAACCAGGCCCTGCTGGACCGCCTGAACCGCGCCGAAACGGAACTGGCATCCTTGCAGCAGCGGTATGCCGAGCTGGAACAGGGATCAAAAGCCTATGTGGACTTGAAGAGAGCGCATGACGAACTCCTCGCGCTCCAGGCGGAAACGGCGCAGCGTGCGGAAGCCCTGGAGATGAAGAACAGGGATCTGAGCGGTGACACGCAGTTCCGATGGTTCCTCACCGGCGCGGGCGTCGTCGGCGCCAGCCTGCTCCTCGGTCTGGCTCTGGGCCGCATGCAGCGCAAGAAAACAGGCCGCATGTTTGCTTGA
- a CDS encoding BrnT family toxin, with protein MKIAGFDWDSGNWPKCGKHGVSREEIEQVLLGEPAVMPDPCPDEPRMRAIGKTQAGRYVFLVFMLREIDGWTKLRPVSARYMHKKEICHYENQI; from the coding sequence ATGAAAATCGCAGGCTTCGATTGGGATAGCGGCAACTGGCCAAAGTGTGGCAAGCACGGCGTGTCCCGCGAAGAAATTGAGCAGGTGTTGCTCGGTGAACCTGCCGTAATGCCCGATCCTTGCCCCGATGAGCCGCGCATGCGGGCCATCGGGAAAACACAAGCTGGACGCTATGTTTTCCTCGTTTTCATGCTGAGGGAAATCGACGGATGGACAAAACTGCGCCCTGTCAGCGCCCGCTACATGCACAAGAAGGAGATCTGCCACTATGAAAACCAAATCTAA